The following coding sequences lie in one Notolabrus celidotus isolate fNotCel1 chromosome 20, fNotCel1.pri, whole genome shotgun sequence genomic window:
- the sox9a gene encoding transcription factor SOX-9a, whose translation MNLLDPYLKMTEEQEKCHSDAPSPSMSEDSAGSPCPSGSGSDTENTRPSDNHLLLGAEYKKEGEEEKFPVCIRDAVSQVLKGYDWTLVPMPVRVNGSSKSKPHVKRPMNAFMVWAQAARRKLADQYPHLHNAELSKTLGKLWRLLNESEKRPFVEEAERLRVQHKKDHPDYKYQPRRRKSVKNGQNDPEDGEQTHISPNALFKALQQADSPASSMGEVHSPGEHSGQSQGPPTPPTTPKTDLPSSKADLKREGRPMQEGTSRQLNIDFGAVDIGELSSEVISNMGSFDVDEFDQYLPPHSHAGVAGAAQAGYTGSYGIGGSSVSQAANVGVHTWMSKQQQQHSLTTLGGGGEQSQQQRTTQIKTEQLSPSHYSEQQGSPQHATYGSFNVQHYSTSSYPSITRAQYDYSDHQGGANSYYSHAAGQGSGLYSTFSYMSPSQRPMYTPIADTTGVPSVPQTHSPQHWEQQPIYTQLSRP comes from the exons ATGAATCTCCTCGATCCTTACCTGAAGATGACAGAAGAACAGGAGAAGTGTCACTCTGACGCTCCCAGCCCCAGCATGTCGGAGGACTCCGCGGGCTCACCGTGCCCATCTGGGTCCGGTTCGGACACTGAGAACACCCGGCCGTCCGACAACCACCTCCTCCTTGGTGCAGAATATAAGAAGGAGGGCGAAGAAGAGAAATTTCCCGTTTGTATCAGAGATGCTGTGTCCCAAGTGCTGAAGGGCTACGACTGGACTCTGGTGCCCATGCCGGTGCGCGTCAACGGCTCCAGTAAAAGTAAACCTCACGTCAAAAGACCAATGAACGCTTTCATGGTCTGGGCTCAGGCTGCACGGAGGAAACTGGCCGATCAGTACCCGCATCTGCACAACGCGGAACTCAGCAAAACCCTGGGCAAACTTTGGAG ACTGCTCAACGAATCAGAGAAGCGCCCGTTCGTGGAAGAAGCCGAGCGTTTGAGGGTGCAGCACAAGAAAGACCACCCCGACTACAAATACCAGCCAAGGCGAAGAAAATCAGTCAAGAACGGGCAAAACGATCCCGAGGACGGAGAGCAGACCCACATCTCTCCTAATGCGCTCTTCAAGGCGCTGCAGCAGGCCGATTCTCCTGCGTCAAGTATGGGCGAGGTGCATTCCCCAGGCGAGCACTCAG GTCAGTCCCAAGGCCCGCCAACTCCCCCCACCACCCCCAAGACAGACCTCCCCTCCAGCAAAGCTGACCTGAAGCGTGAGGGCCGTCCCATGCAGGAGGGCACCAGCCGCCAGCTCAACATCGACTTTGGAGCAGTAGACATCGGTGAGCTTAGCAGTGAGGTCATCTCAAACATGGGAAGCTTTGACGTAGATGAGTTCGATCAGTACCTGCCACCTCACAGCCACGCCGGGGTTGCCGGAGCAGCCCAGGCTGGCTACACCGGCAGCTACGGCATCGGCGGCTCCTCAGTCAGCCAGGCAGCAAACGTAGGGGTGCACACCTGGATgtccaaacagcagcagcagcactctcTGACCACCCTGGGTGGCGGAGGAGAGCAAAGCCAGCAACAGAGAACCACCCAGATTAAGACAGAGCAGCTGAGTCCGAGTCACTACAGCGAGCAGCAGGGCTCCCCACAGCATGCCACCTATGGGTCCTTCAACGTGCAGCACTACAGCACCTCCTCATACCCCTCCATCACAAGAGCACAGTATGACTATTCAGACCACCAAGGTGGTGCCAACTCCTACTATAGCCATGCAGCAGGCCAAGGCTCCGGTCTGTACTCCACCTTCAGCTACATGAGCCCCAGCCAGAGGCCCATGTACACTCCAATCGCTGACACCACAGGGGTGCCCTCTGTGCCCCAAACCCACAGTCCGCAGCACTGGGAGCAGCAGCCCATTTACACACAGCTCTCCAGGCCCTGA